In Oryza brachyantha chromosome 1, ObraRS2, whole genome shotgun sequence, the following are encoded in one genomic region:
- the LOC121055561 gene encoding uncharacterized protein LOC121055561, which produces MDGDDNIDPIDLYSIDEYLQEQAIMDDLGIHLISEMQSIADGLQGGRVQCGHRRYVDRPREEARQQLMDDYFSPNPVYNEVQFRRRFRMRKTLFLKIVEALSGWSEYFTLRPDALNRLGFSPIHKCIVATRQLAYGGSVDQQDEYLKMGKSTGVECLKIFVKGVIAVYGG; this is translated from the coding sequence ATGGATGGAGATGACAACATTGATCCTATTGATTTATACTCCATAGATGAGTATCTTCAAGAGCAAGCAATCATGGATGATTTAGGCATTCATCTAATATCTGAAATGCAGTCCATTGCTGATGGTTTACAAGGTGGAAGAGTTCAGTGTGGTCATAGGAGGTATGTGGATAGACCACGTGAAGAAGCTAGGCAACAACTAATGGATGACTACTTCTCGCCTAATCCAGTCTACAATGAGGTGCAGTTTCGTAGAAGATTTAGGATGAGGAAGACTCTCTTTTTGAAGATAGTGGAGGCATTGAGTGGTTGGTCAGAGTATTTCACCTTAAGGCCGGATGCTTTGAATCGTCTCGGATTCTCGCCAATTCATAAGTGTATAGTAGCAACTCGTCAATTGGCATATGGTGGCTCTGTTGACCAACAAGATGAATATTTGAAGATGGGAAAAAGTACTGGTGTTGAGTGCttgaaaatatttgttaagGGTGTCATTGCAGTATATGGTGGATAA